Proteins from one Hemicordylus capensis ecotype Gifberg chromosome 7, rHemCap1.1.pri, whole genome shotgun sequence genomic window:
- the CNR2 gene encoding cannabinoid receptor 2 codes for MERCQMSEVANASKCGSGAVPMECYMVFNATHQKVIIAVLCSIAGSLCLLENSLVLYLIFSSPKIWRKPSYLFISSLALADILASVIFACSFINFHVFKGTDSSKEVFLLKLGGVTTSFTASLGSLLLMAFDRYICILRPSEYKILVTRRRALAALVVLWATVMLAAALPLLGWNCCRLNSTCSELFPFVDNRYLSSWIGLVAILLVSIVYAYMHILWKAHKHAVYMERHHIQLGQKNAKMRMDVALAKTLVIVLAVLGFCWSPALALMAYSIFAKLDDYIKKVFAFCSTLCLVNSMVNPAVYALRSRELRSSLRKLCSCFRKTSAVSDSNPEPESTQKSCPIETIDDVTGNTETELGKL; via the coding sequence ATGGAGAGATGCCAGATGAGTGAGGTGGCCAACGCCTCTAAGTGTGGATCTGGTGCAGTGCCCATGGAGTGCTACATGGTCTTCAATGCTACGCACCAGAAGGTCATCATTGCGGTGCTCTGCTCCATCGCTGGGAGCCTTTGCCTCCTGGAGAACTCCTTGGTGCTGTACCTTATATTTTCTTCCCCAAAGATCTGGAGGAAACCTTCCTACCTCTTCATCAGCAGCCTGGCCTTGGCAGATATCCTGGCCAGCGTTATATTTGCCTGTAGCTTCATTAACTTCCATGTTTTCAAGGGGACTGATTCCTCGAAGGAAGTCTTCTTGCTGAAGCTTGGAGGGGTGACCACGTCTTTCACGGCTTCCCTCGGCAGCCTGCTGCTGATGGCCTTTGACCGGTACATTTGCATTCTCAGGCCATCGGAGTACAAGATCCTTGTAACAAGAAGAAGAGCCCTTGCTGCTCTGGTGGTGCTGTGGGCCACCGTGATGCTCGCTGCTGCCTTGCCTCTCCTGGGGTGGAACTGCTGTCGCCTCAACTCCACTTGTTCGGAACTGTTTCCTTTTGTTGACAACAGATATCTCTCCAGCTGGATTGGCTTGGTGGCGATCCTTCTGGTGTCCATCGTGTACGCCTACATGCATATCCTCTGGAAGGCCCACAAGCATGCCGTGTACATGGAGAGGCACCATATCCAGCTCGGCCAGAAGAACGCCAAGATGAGAATGGACGTTGCCCTGGCAAAGACCCTGGTGATTGTCCTGGCGGTCCTCGGCTTCTGCTGGTCACCAGCTCTGGCTCTCATGGCCTACAGCATCTTTGCCAAACTGGACGACTACATCAAGAAGGTCTTTGCCTTCTGCAGCACCCTCTGCCTGGTGAACTCTATGGTCAACCCGGCGGTCTATGCTCTACGCAGCAGGGAGCTGCGTTCCTCTCTGAGGAAACTCTGCTCCTGCTTCAGAAAGACGTCAGCCGTTTCCGACAGCAACCCAGAACCAGAGAGCACTCAGAAGTCCTGCCCGATAGAAACCATTGATGATGTCACTGGCAACACTGAGACGGAGTTGGGGAAGCTCTGA